The following are encoded in a window of Gemmatimonadaceae bacterium genomic DNA:
- the rsmH gene encoding 16S rRNA (cytosine(1402)-N(4))-methyltransferase RsmH — translation MSDADPFTSRLTPSGPLTPEWASSYHAPVMVQEVVALLADAHHVLDGTLGGGGHTEALLHAGARVTAVDRDPDAIAAAGQRLAPFVRDGRLRLELGNYATLDDAALGHERYDGILLDLGVSSHQIDATARGFSFREGAPLDMRMGPDATRTAADFLNAADEGELAWVFREYGDERRAIRLAREVSKRRATRPFATSDDFVGAIRATLGPRSGPAEFARLFQAVRIAINEELGGLERALPTLRDRLESQGVFVVISYHSGEDRIVKRTFRDWSTACTCPPRQPVCTCGGRALGALVTKRGLRAGPAELDANPRSRSARLRAWRAA, via the coding sequence ATGTCCGATGCCGATCCGTTCACTTCGCGCCTGACGCCCTCCGGCCCGCTCACGCCGGAATGGGCAAGCTCGTATCATGCCCCGGTCATGGTGCAGGAAGTGGTGGCGCTGCTCGCCGATGCGCACCATGTGCTCGACGGGACGCTCGGCGGGGGCGGACACACCGAAGCGTTGCTGCACGCCGGCGCGCGCGTCACGGCCGTGGACCGCGACCCCGACGCCATCGCGGCCGCTGGCCAGCGTCTGGCCCCGTTCGTGCGCGATGGGCGCTTGCGCCTCGAGTTGGGCAACTACGCCACGCTCGACGACGCCGCGCTCGGTCACGAGCGGTACGACGGCATCCTCCTCGATCTCGGTGTGTCGTCGCACCAGATCGACGCCACGGCGCGCGGCTTCAGCTTTCGTGAGGGGGCCCCGCTCGACATGCGCATGGGACCCGACGCCACGCGGACCGCGGCGGACTTTCTCAACGCGGCCGACGAGGGCGAACTGGCCTGGGTGTTCCGCGAGTACGGCGACGAACGGCGCGCCATCCGCCTGGCGCGCGAGGTCTCGAAGCGCCGCGCCACGCGCCCCTTTGCCACCAGCGACGACTTCGTCGGGGCGATCCGCGCGACGCTCGGCCCCCGCAGCGGGCCGGCCGAGTTCGCGCGGCTCTTCCAGGCCGTGCGCATCGCGATCAACGAGGAGCTGGGCGGGTTGGAGCGGGCGCTCCCCACTCTGCGTGACCGCCTCGAATCGCAGGGGGTGTTTGTCGTGATCTCCTACCATTCCGGGGAGGACCGGATCGTGAAGCGCACGTTTCGGGACTGGAGCACGGCATGCACCTGTCCCCCGCGACAGCCCGTGTGCACGTGTGGCGGCCGCGCGCTCGGGGCGTTGGTCACCAAGCGGGGGCTGCGGGCCGGACCGGCCGAGCTCGACGCCAACCCTCGCTCGCGCAGCGCGCGGCTCCGGGCATGGCGCGCCGCGTGA